In the Siphonobacter curvatus genome, one interval contains:
- a CDS encoding GH3 auxin-responsive promoter family protein yields the protein MLPLFNDTLVWILQRRLARIEAFRRDPWPIQERQLQRLIRSGRSTVWGKQYGYRQIRSLADFQREVPISTYEDLFPYIERVMKGEDRVLWPSPIRFFSKSSGTTNARSKYIPVTREALDEGHFRAGKDMMALWVDHKPDTRVFEGKGLSIGGSLAQNQLNERTVTGDISAVVMKNLPSWAQFIRTPSLQTALMDGWESKIQRMAEEVSQVNVTSALGVPTWTLVLIQKVLELTGKKNILEVWPNFEVFIHGAVAFQPYRELFRKEVFQGDTVRYLETYNASEGFFGLQDDLGRVDELLLMLDYGIFYEFVPLEELGKTHPKAYTLPEVELNRNYAVVISTNAGLWRYLIGDTVRFTSKYPYRIKISGRTKHFINAFGEEVIIENAETALTRACQATGATIADYTAAPVYMGNGSSRHGNRGGHEWVIEFSTPPDNPDVFVDVLDETLRQVNSDYDAKRSFDLALIRPVVHMVPHGTFYEWMKVKGKLGGQHKVPRLSNSREYVEEILHISPEHLEI from the coding sequence ATGCTACCCCTTTTTAATGATACGCTGGTCTGGATTCTACAACGTCGGCTAGCCCGTATTGAAGCCTTCCGCCGTGATCCTTGGCCCATTCAGGAACGACAACTCCAACGATTGATTCGTTCGGGACGGTCAACGGTATGGGGTAAACAGTACGGATACCGCCAGATACGTAGTCTCGCCGATTTCCAACGAGAGGTTCCTATTTCCACGTACGAAGATCTATTTCCGTACATTGAACGGGTGATGAAAGGGGAAGATCGCGTACTGTGGCCTTCACCGATTCGCTTTTTCTCGAAGTCTTCGGGTACCACCAACGCCCGTAGCAAGTATATACCCGTCACCCGCGAAGCACTTGATGAAGGGCATTTCCGGGCGGGTAAGGACATGATGGCCCTTTGGGTAGATCACAAGCCCGATACCCGCGTATTTGAAGGAAAAGGCCTGTCTATTGGGGGTAGTTTAGCCCAAAACCAGCTCAACGAACGTACCGTAACGGGCGATATTTCGGCGGTAGTGATGAAAAACCTGCCCTCTTGGGCTCAGTTCATTCGTACGCCTTCCCTGCAAACGGCCTTGATGGACGGCTGGGAATCCAAAATTCAACGGATGGCCGAAGAAGTTTCGCAGGTCAACGTGACGAGTGCGCTGGGCGTACCTACCTGGACGCTGGTGCTGATTCAGAAAGTACTGGAACTGACGGGCAAGAAGAATATTTTAGAGGTTTGGCCCAATTTTGAAGTATTCATTCACGGAGCCGTGGCCTTTCAACCCTACCGTGAGCTGTTCCGAAAAGAAGTTTTTCAGGGCGATACGGTCCGGTACCTGGAAACGTATAATGCCTCCGAAGGTTTCTTTGGTTTACAGGATGACCTGGGTCGGGTAGATGAATTGCTACTCATGCTGGACTATGGCATTTTTTACGAATTTGTCCCGCTGGAAGAGCTCGGTAAAACGCATCCGAAAGCGTACACCCTACCCGAGGTAGAACTCAACCGCAATTACGCTGTAGTCATTTCTACCAATGCCGGTCTGTGGCGGTATTTGATTGGAGATACGGTACGCTTTACCTCCAAGTATCCCTACCGCATCAAAATCTCTGGTCGTACCAAACATTTTATTAACGCGTTCGGCGAAGAAGTTATCATTGAAAACGCTGAAACGGCATTGACGCGGGCCTGTCAGGCTACGGGAGCCACCATTGCCGACTACACCGCCGCCCCAGTATACATGGGTAATGGCAGCAGTCGACATGGCAATCGCGGCGGCCACGAATGGGTAATTGAGTTTTCGACACCGCCCGATAATCCGGATGTGTTTGTGGATGTACTCGACGAAACCCTCCGGCAGGTCAACTCTGATTACGATGCCAAACGCAGCTTCGACCTGGCTCTCATTCGTCCCGTTGTACATATGGTACCGCACGGTACCTTCTACGAATGGATGAAAGTGAAAGGGAAACTGGGCGGCCAACATAAAGTGCCCCGCTTATCCAATTCCAGAGAATACGTGGAAGAGATCCTGCATATTAGTCCTGAACATTTGGAAATCTGA
- a CDS encoding glycerophosphodiester phosphodiesterase family protein, which yields MRLLFYLLLMHSCVGTAQSFEVQGHRGCRGLEPENTIPAFLKALELGVSTLELDVVLSQDQHVVVSHDWYFNSRFTTKPDGTPVSRTEAKTLRLDQMPYDRIKRYDVGRRGNTAFPEQKPKAAYKPLLSEVIRAADAYARQHQLPLPQYTIEIKTNAHASAAVMCQRLAQVLTISAERFCIQSFDVAVLKYWKAQQEAGSFPNHTLSVLVTRKGLRRSLKELGFRPDIFSPQYRFISKRTVRKAHALGIRVIPWTVNERQAMQHLQQIGVDGLITDYPNRFKK from the coding sequence ATGCGATTGCTTTTCTATCTACTCCTGATGCATTCCTGCGTAGGTACGGCTCAGTCGTTTGAAGTGCAGGGTCACCGGGGCTGTCGGGGTTTGGAACCGGAGAATACGATACCGGCTTTTTTGAAAGCGCTGGAGCTGGGTGTATCTACGCTGGAGCTTGACGTGGTACTTTCGCAGGATCAGCACGTAGTGGTCTCTCACGACTGGTACTTCAACTCCCGCTTTACGACCAAGCCCGATGGAACGCCCGTAAGCCGGACCGAAGCGAAAACATTACGACTGGATCAGATGCCCTATGACCGCATCAAACGTTACGATGTCGGCCGGCGCGGCAATACTGCTTTTCCGGAACAGAAACCAAAAGCAGCCTACAAGCCGCTTTTGAGCGAAGTGATTAGGGCGGCAGATGCCTATGCCAGGCAGCATCAGTTACCCCTGCCGCAGTATACCATTGAAATTAAAACGAACGCTCATGCGTCTGCGGCGGTGATGTGTCAGCGGTTAGCTCAGGTCTTGACGATTTCGGCCGAACGCTTTTGCATTCAAAGTTTTGACGTTGCCGTGTTGAAGTACTGGAAAGCTCAGCAAGAGGCGGGCAGCTTTCCCAACCATACGCTTTCCGTGCTGGTTACCAGGAAAGGGTTAAGGCGTAGTTTGAAAGAACTAGGATTCCGGCCCGATATTTTTAGTCCTCAGTATCGATTCATTTCGAAGCGAACCGTACGAAAAGCCCATGCGTTGGGCATTCGAGTCATACCCTGGACCGTTAACGAGCGGCAAGCTATGCAGCATCTTCAACAGATCGGGGTGGATGGTTTAATTACGGATTATCCAAATCGATTTAAAAAGTGA
- a CDS encoding ABC transporter ATP-binding protein has product MKIYSRLLKYVTPLRKFIIPFFLFTLASVFFSVFQFALIIPLLNFLFDSSHIAEEAAQYAREPEFTLSGSYFKDYFYHLIYQFKVSDPIYALYFLAAMIVTSVLLSNTFRYFAQRCLLNARTMLVKRLREALFEKINHLHLGYFTKEHKGDLLSRLNGDVYAIESVASSSLEVIFKEPYTFIGYFIALFAISTKLTLFTLIIIPISAIGIAAVTKSLRKEAQDVQASMGRLLTLMDESLMGMRIIRSFNATPFILKRFSQENDFYRKASSQGFKRRELAPAFSEASGVFVVACILVYGGSLVLSQEGGLQASAFIAFIAIFSQVIRPAKAIVVALTNIQQGRAAGERILEILDKPILVEDKPDAVELTNFRDKIEFRNVSFQYGDAAVLQNMSFTLEKGKKMALVGPSGVGKSTIADLIPRFYDVTDGEILIDGRDVRDYKMESLRNQMSFVSQEIILFNDTIFNNIALGQPNATMEEVMHAAKVANAHDFIIQTEDGYQTIIGDRGIRLSGGQRQRLSIARAVFKKSSILILDEATSALDTESEKSVQEALDHLMVDKTTLVIAHRLSTIKDVDEILILHQGQIVERGSHEELVEVEEGVYRRLTMLQNI; this is encoded by the coding sequence ATGAAAATCTATAGTCGTCTTCTGAAGTACGTAACGCCACTCAGAAAATTCATCATTCCGTTTTTTCTGTTTACGTTAGCGTCGGTCTTTTTCAGCGTTTTTCAATTCGCTCTGATTATCCCCCTTCTGAATTTTTTATTTGACTCTTCACACATTGCCGAAGAGGCGGCCCAATACGCCCGGGAACCTGAGTTTACGCTTTCAGGCAGCTACTTTAAGGACTATTTCTATCACTTGATTTACCAGTTCAAAGTCAGCGATCCCATTTATGCCCTGTACTTTTTAGCGGCCATGATCGTGACTTCGGTATTACTGTCGAACACCTTCCGGTATTTCGCTCAGCGTTGTCTGCTCAATGCCCGTACCATGCTGGTCAAACGATTGAGAGAGGCACTTTTCGAAAAAATCAATCATCTGCACCTGGGTTATTTCACCAAAGAACACAAGGGCGATTTGCTCTCCCGGCTCAACGGAGACGTTTACGCGATTGAGAGCGTAGCTTCCAGTTCACTCGAAGTCATTTTCAAAGAGCCGTATACCTTCATTGGCTACTTCATTGCTCTGTTTGCCATTTCTACGAAACTGACGCTGTTTACGCTGATCATTATTCCGATATCGGCCATAGGGATTGCCGCCGTTACCAAAAGTCTACGCAAAGAAGCGCAGGATGTACAGGCTTCCATGGGCCGTTTGCTGACGTTGATGGACGAATCACTCATGGGCATGCGGATCATTCGCTCCTTCAATGCGACGCCTTTTATCCTGAAACGCTTTAGTCAGGAAAACGACTTTTACCGCAAAGCCAGCTCCCAGGGATTCAAACGCCGGGAACTGGCTCCGGCCTTTTCGGAGGCGTCGGGCGTTTTTGTAGTGGCCTGTATTCTGGTGTACGGGGGTAGTTTGGTACTGAGCCAGGAAGGCGGCCTACAAGCCAGTGCTTTCATTGCATTCATTGCCATTTTCTCGCAGGTGATTCGCCCGGCCAAGGCTATTGTCGTAGCCCTTACGAACATTCAGCAGGGACGGGCCGCTGGTGAGCGTATTCTGGAAATTCTCGACAAGCCCATCTTGGTAGAGGATAAACCCGATGCCGTAGAACTAACGAACTTCCGCGATAAAATTGAATTCCGGAATGTCTCCTTCCAGTACGGCGATGCGGCCGTATTACAAAATATGAGTTTCACGCTTGAAAAAGGCAAGAAAATGGCCTTAGTAGGACCTTCCGGCGTGGGTAAATCAACGATTGCGGATCTTATCCCACGTTTCTACGACGTTACCGACGGCGAGATTTTAATTGATGGTCGCGATGTACGGGACTATAAGATGGAGTCACTACGCAATCAGATGAGTTTCGTATCCCAGGAAATCATTCTCTTCAACGATACGATTTTCAACAACATCGCCCTGGGTCAGCCCAACGCGACGATGGAGGAAGTCATGCACGCGGCCAAAGTAGCCAACGCCCACGATTTCATTATCCAGACCGAAGACGGTTACCAAACCATCATCGGGGATCGGGGCATCCGCCTGTCGGGGGGTCAGCGTCAACGCTTGAGCATTGCCCGGGCCGTATTTAAAAAATCCTCCATTCTCATTTTAGATGAAGCGACCTCTGCCTTGGATACGGAATCGGAAAAATCCGTCCAGGAAGCCTTGGACCATCTGATGGTCGATAAAACCACGCTGGTGATTGCCCACCGCTTGAGTACCATCAAGGATGTCGACGAAATTCTTATCCTACACCAGGGGCAAATTGTCGAACGGGGTAGCCACGAAGAACTCGTGGAAGTGGAAGAAGGCGTATACCGCCGCCTGACGATGTTACAGAATATCTAA
- a CDS encoding glycosyltransferase family 4 protein codes for MSSIILDCGLMKFPNSGLYHYCLNMSEQVNKLLRKQQKPPMMMYVPPAERLQIQPEKHHIIERKWHKIWKPFLAGCKVWHAPFQSGRIIPERDSDTRVVLTVHDLNALHEGKAREEQLRSLAHTQNLIDRSDAIVCISEFTKNDVLNNCDVHGKPIHVIHNGLNKLSTPHLEATSYRPRRPFLFGLGYVNAKKNYHVLLPLLLANPDLELVVAGHHDEPEYASRMWTMAEDMGVSDRLYLAGPISESEKAWYLDNCMAFLHPSLAEGFGFTVVEAMSFGKPVFISNLTSLPEIGGDVAFYFSDFEAEHMQRVFREGMHTYSTTPLAEQLKKRAENFSMERSASQYLDVYQSLL; via the coding sequence ATGTCCTCGATAATTCTTGACTGTGGTTTAATGAAGTTTCCCAACTCAGGTTTGTATCACTACTGCTTGAATATGAGCGAACAGGTGAACAAACTGTTGCGAAAACAGCAAAAGCCGCCGATGATGATGTACGTACCGCCCGCCGAACGGCTTCAAATTCAGCCGGAGAAGCATCATATCATCGAACGGAAATGGCATAAAATCTGGAAACCCTTTCTGGCGGGCTGTAAAGTCTGGCATGCTCCGTTTCAATCGGGTCGCATTATTCCTGAACGGGATAGCGACACACGGGTGGTCCTGACGGTGCATGATCTGAATGCCCTGCACGAAGGCAAAGCCCGCGAGGAACAACTCCGCAGTCTGGCCCACACGCAAAACCTCATTGACCGAAGTGATGCCATTGTTTGCATCTCGGAGTTTACTAAAAATGACGTACTCAACAATTGTGACGTACATGGGAAGCCCATTCACGTTATTCACAATGGCCTTAATAAGCTGAGTACACCCCATCTGGAGGCTACTTCTTACCGTCCCCGTCGCCCTTTTCTGTTTGGGCTGGGTTACGTAAATGCGAAAAAGAATTATCACGTACTGCTGCCTTTATTACTGGCCAATCCCGATCTGGAATTAGTCGTAGCGGGACATCACGATGAACCCGAATACGCTTCCCGCATGTGGACGATGGCCGAGGATATGGGCGTGAGTGATCGACTTTATTTGGCTGGCCCGATTTCGGAAAGTGAAAAGGCCTGGTACCTGGATAACTGCATGGCCTTTTTGCACCCTTCTTTGGCCGAAGGTTTTGGCTTTACCGTCGTAGAAGCCATGTCGTTTGGTAAACCCGTCTTTATTTCGAATCTGACCTCGCTACCCGAAATTGGGGGTGATGTGGCCTTTTATTTTTCCGACTTCGAAGCCGAACACATGCAACGCGTGTTCCGGGAGGGCATGCATACCTACAGCACCACGCCCCTGGCGGAGCAGTTGAAGAAAAGAGCCGAAAACTTTAGTATGGAACGCAGTGCCAGTCAGTACCTGGATGTGTATCAATCGCTACTCTAG
- a CDS encoding c-type cytochrome, which translates to MMLVKILKGAGMVLGSLVLLLGIAYAVIARNITERVEKTYDFARESFPIPTDSLSMERGKHVALIKGCIECHGENMAGKVMIDEPPMGRLVATNLTRGKGGLPDDYAAEDWIRALRHGVGRNGRPLIFMPSHETTLLSQEDMAALIAYCRQLPPVDQAWAPIKLGPVVQVFSYLDKMPLLSVEKIDHHRALLTQADTSGGIAQGKYLAVSCSGCHQPNFKGGDGAAPGSPPVPDLTRSGHVGKWTQPQFIHTLRTGHTPEGRILKNEDMPWKMTAQYQEKELVALYKYFQSLP; encoded by the coding sequence ATGATGTTGGTAAAAATCCTAAAAGGAGCCGGCATGGTACTGGGCTCCCTCGTCCTGCTGCTGGGCATCGCCTACGCTGTGATTGCCCGAAACATTACGGAACGCGTCGAAAAAACCTACGACTTTGCCCGCGAAAGCTTTCCCATTCCTACCGACTCCCTGAGTATGGAACGCGGGAAACACGTCGCTCTCATCAAAGGCTGCATCGAATGTCACGGTGAAAACATGGCCGGCAAAGTAATGATCGATGAGCCGCCCATGGGCCGACTCGTTGCCACCAACCTGACGCGTGGAAAAGGCGGCTTGCCCGACGACTACGCCGCCGAAGACTGGATACGAGCCTTGCGACACGGGGTTGGGCGTAACGGGCGACCGCTCATTTTTATGCCCTCGCACGAAACAACCCTGTTATCCCAGGAAGATATGGCCGCCTTAATTGCGTACTGCCGGCAACTCCCCCCCGTAGACCAAGCGTGGGCTCCAATCAAGCTAGGACCCGTCGTTCAGGTGTTTTCGTATTTGGATAAAATGCCCCTGCTGTCGGTTGAAAAAATTGACCATCACCGAGCCCTTCTCACGCAGGCCGATACCAGCGGTGGTATTGCTCAGGGAAAATACCTGGCCGTATCCTGCTCGGGTTGCCATCAGCCTAACTTCAAAGGAGGCGATGGAGCCGCTCCCGGTTCGCCCCCCGTACCCGATCTGACCCGTAGTGGCCACGTGGGCAAGTGGACGCAGCCGCAGTTCATCCATACCCTTCGCACGGGTCATACACCCGAAGGCCGTATCCTCAAAAATGAAGATATGCCCTGGAAAATGACCGCTCAGTATCAGGAAAAAGAACTCGTGGCTCTCTACAAATACTTCCAGAGTCTACCCTAA
- a CDS encoding sensor histidine kinase, whose protein sequence is MPLSLLLRQVARALNIRPKFEHQDPFMPRLFPFLEQRKLFRGGLLWLLIVVYTPVFCYLFWGSLYWASWTNLLGISLIMFVFNALDAFFLQWLAQQIGVYFPHPHQSALRLSSMISLFVGINFFLGQQLMYALGATQWFGYSYKPAQAPWVLAAMTCMNILLAGVSEGVYAFTQWRIHQEELEALEHQQLQMQLEEVKQQVNPHFLFNSLNSLSVLIADNPRQAERFVDEMATVYRYLLQAGQMPTPGGGLITLEAELRFLQAYSYLLHTRYGSAISLEVDVCEAARTQYVPVLTLQTLVDNAIKHNVVLAQQPLSIQIRATSPTLLRVSNSLQKRSVTIPLNRAGLSMLMARYRLLQGESVQVLVEDQRYTVELPLLPLV, encoded by the coding sequence ATGCCCCTTTCATTGCTGCTACGCCAAGTGGCAAGGGCCCTGAACATTCGACCGAAGTTTGAGCATCAGGACCCGTTTATGCCCCGATTATTTCCTTTTCTGGAACAACGCAAGTTATTCAGGGGTGGCCTGCTCTGGTTGTTGATTGTCGTGTACACGCCCGTATTCTGTTATTTGTTCTGGGGAAGCTTGTACTGGGCTAGCTGGACGAACCTGCTGGGGATTTCCCTGATTATGTTCGTTTTTAATGCGTTGGATGCGTTTTTCTTGCAATGGCTGGCTCAGCAGATTGGCGTGTATTTCCCGCATCCCCACCAGTCCGCTCTACGACTCAGCAGTATGATCAGTCTGTTTGTGGGCATCAACTTCTTTCTGGGGCAGCAGTTGATGTATGCGTTGGGTGCTACGCAGTGGTTTGGTTACTCCTACAAACCGGCCCAGGCTCCGTGGGTACTGGCGGCGATGACGTGTATGAACATTTTACTGGCGGGGGTAAGCGAGGGCGTGTATGCCTTTACGCAGTGGCGAATTCATCAGGAAGAACTCGAAGCCCTCGAACATCAGCAGTTACAAATGCAGCTCGAAGAAGTAAAACAGCAGGTAAATCCCCACTTTCTCTTCAATAGCTTAAATTCTCTGTCCGTACTCATTGCCGACAATCCGCGTCAGGCGGAACGTTTTGTGGACGAGATGGCGACCGTATACCGTTACCTGTTGCAAGCCGGACAGATGCCTACGCCGGGCGGCGGACTAATCACGCTAGAAGCCGAACTGCGGTTTTTACAGGCTTATTCGTATTTGCTTCATACCCGTTACGGATCGGCTATTTCGCTGGAAGTGGACGTCTGCGAGGCCGCCCGGACCCAATACGTACCCGTACTGACGCTGCAGACGCTGGTGGATAATGCCATTAAACACAATGTGGTACTAGCCCAACAACCCTTGTCGATTCAGATTCGGGCCACTTCGCCTACGTTATTACGCGTGAGTAATTCCTTGCAGAAACGCTCCGTAACTATTCCACTCAACCGAGCCGGACTGTCGATGCTCATGGCTCGTTATCGCTTATTACAGGGCGAATCGGTGCAGGTGTTGGTGGAAGATCAACGGTATACCGTCGAACTTCCTTTATTGCCGTTGGTATGA
- a CDS encoding sensor histidine kinase has protein sequence MKELIHRCFPTARSRWMYAFIAPWIIPLMAYLLIGQPYLQTGSTFAGGTLVVGILSTLAFLAHNEVADRITRKYPHLRQTIKRIVWTTLCFTGLSAFFLYSYVMMFAACGFFNTELSLEAMRANHGVIPTWNRLFERMFGIEVTPPTLVFLYAWDVFCLLTFVFIYEVFYSLEQWQASQKNKETLKKARLQGQLQSLRSQISPHFLFNSLNSLSSLIADEPQKAEDFVNEMAKVYRYLLQTSERELTPLSVELAFIHSYYHLLKTRYGAGLHLDVAVDPAYLKYQLPPLTLQMLVENAVKHNVILATKPLHIHIGTTATGELLVSNNLQTKAKRPGIVESTQVGLANITARYRLLDQPLPQITNGPDHFKILLPLFTENVSEV, from the coding sequence ATGAAAGAGCTGATTCATCGCTGTTTTCCCACGGCTCGAAGTCGCTGGATGTACGCCTTCATCGCCCCTTGGATTATTCCCCTGATGGCGTACTTGCTCATTGGGCAACCCTACCTACAAACGGGGTCGACGTTTGCGGGGGGTACGCTGGTGGTCGGCATCCTGAGTACACTCGCTTTTCTGGCCCATAATGAGGTCGCCGATCGCATTACCCGGAAGTATCCGCATTTACGCCAAACCATTAAGCGAATCGTCTGGACGACGCTGTGTTTTACGGGTTTATCGGCTTTTTTTCTATACTCCTACGTGATGATGTTTGCCGCGTGTGGCTTTTTTAATACGGAATTATCGCTGGAAGCCATGCGGGCCAACCACGGCGTTATCCCCACTTGGAATCGCCTGTTTGAGCGGATGTTTGGCATAGAAGTTACGCCGCCCACGCTCGTTTTTCTGTATGCCTGGGACGTTTTTTGCTTACTGACCTTCGTCTTTATTTATGAAGTGTTTTATTCTTTGGAACAATGGCAGGCCAGTCAGAAAAACAAGGAAACGCTCAAAAAAGCCCGTTTGCAGGGACAATTGCAGAGTTTGCGGAGCCAGATTAGTCCCCATTTTCTCTTCAATAGTTTGAACTCGCTTTCGTCGCTGATTGCCGACGAGCCGCAAAAAGCCGAGGACTTTGTCAATGAAATGGCGAAAGTCTATCGCTATCTGCTACAGACCAGCGAACGTGAACTAACGCCGCTCTCGGTAGAGCTAGCCTTCATTCATTCGTACTACCACTTGCTCAAAACGCGGTACGGAGCCGGGTTGCACCTGGATGTAGCCGTCGATCCGGCGTATCTCAAGTACCAATTGCCACCCCTAACGCTTCAGATGCTGGTGGAAAATGCGGTAAAACACAACGTCATTCTGGCCACTAAGCCCCTGCACATCCACATTGGGACAACAGCCACGGGCGAATTACTGGTGAGCAATAATTTACAAACCAAAGCCAAACGTCCCGGCATTGTTGAATCGACCCAGGTAGGCCTAGCCAACATCACCGCCCGTTACCGCTTACTCGATCAACCGTTACCGCAGATTACCAACGGGCCCGACCACTTCAAAATTCTGTTGCCTTTATTCACTGAAAATGTATCTGAAGTATGA
- a CDS encoding LytR/AlgR family response regulator transcription factor, which produces MNVLIVEDEELAVRKLVRLLQEIEPSLTVLASTASIEETVDWIEGNRQQGNAEPDLIFMDIELADGQSFAIFEQVDIFSTIIFTTSYDEYALQAFKVNSIDYLLKPVQREELERGLRKYHDLSARAQPSLPFNLDQVLQVWRNQLQTKEYRKRFLVRQGQRLLSVEVAEIAFFFTDERFSFFKTHSGQKFLVDYTLDELTDMLDPDLFFRISRGVIVTHASVEQIQPYFGNRLALGLKPVFEKEALVSREKVSDFKKWMGK; this is translated from the coding sequence ATGAACGTTTTAATCGTTGAAGATGAAGAATTAGCCGTCCGCAAGCTGGTTCGGTTGTTACAGGAAATCGAACCCAGTCTAACGGTACTGGCCTCAACGGCGAGTATCGAAGAAACCGTTGACTGGATTGAAGGCAACCGGCAGCAGGGGAATGCCGAGCCGGATCTGATTTTCATGGATATTGAACTGGCCGATGGACAAAGCTTTGCCATCTTCGAACAGGTCGATATTTTCAGTACCATCATTTTTACCACTTCTTACGACGAATACGCCCTGCAGGCTTTTAAAGTCAATAGTATCGACTACCTGCTCAAGCCCGTGCAGCGGGAAGAACTCGAACGGGGTCTGCGCAAGTACCATGATCTGTCGGCTCGCGCGCAGCCTTCCTTACCGTTTAATCTGGATCAGGTACTGCAGGTCTGGCGAAATCAGTTGCAGACGAAAGAATATCGTAAGCGGTTTCTCGTGCGGCAGGGGCAGCGGCTGTTATCGGTAGAAGTAGCCGAAATTGCCTTTTTCTTTACCGACGAGCGATTCAGCTTTTTTAAAACCCATTCCGGACAGAAGTTTTTGGTGGACTATACCCTCGACGAACTGACCGACATGCTCGATCCGGATTTGTTCTTTCGAATCAGTCGGGGCGTCATCGTTACGCACGCGAGTGTAGAACAGATTCAGCCGTATTTTGGCAATCGGTTGGCGCTGGGGCTCAAACCGGTCTTTGAAAAAGAAGCGTTGGTCAGCCGCGAAAAAGTAAGTGATTTTAAAAAATGGATGGGCAAGTGA